One window of Macrococcus sp. 19Msa1099 genomic DNA carries:
- a CDS encoding patatin family protein: MTTGLVLEGGGMRGIYTAGVLDCFLEHGVQFNYVIGVSAGGNMAASYLSKQKGRNKKVSLDFLDDKRYLSLSNYIKNKEMFGMDFIFDEIPKEYVPFNMEEFLRYNGEYVIACTNCETGETEYFNKAYLRKDLMTILRASSSLPLMAPIVEYDGKKLLDGGVTDPIPLRKAQRDGMINNVVVLTRPKGYVKRSSRLSKYFKVKGYKKVDEAMQKRPAVYNETLQYIDNQEKSGHAIVIRPSKDLKVDRMEKNCDKLSAMYELGYHDALEQLPKIKGWLDPKEK, translated from the coding sequence ATGACAACTGGATTAGTATTAGAAGGCGGCGGTATGAGAGGTATATATACTGCAGGAGTCCTGGATTGTTTTTTAGAGCATGGTGTTCAATTTAATTATGTAATCGGTGTTTCAGCAGGTGGGAATATGGCAGCATCTTATCTTTCAAAGCAGAAAGGAAGAAATAAGAAAGTATCATTAGATTTTTTAGATGACAAACGTTACTTATCACTTTCTAACTATATAAAGAATAAAGAGATGTTTGGAATGGATTTTATCTTTGATGAAATACCAAAAGAATATGTACCGTTCAATATGGAAGAGTTTCTTCGATATAATGGAGAATATGTCATCGCATGTACTAACTGTGAAACCGGAGAAACGGAATATTTTAATAAAGCATATTTAAGAAAAGACTTAATGACGATTCTTCGAGCTTCAAGTTCTTTGCCACTAATGGCACCAATAGTAGAGTACGATGGTAAGAAACTATTAGATGGTGGAGTAACAGACCCGATACCTTTAAGAAAGGCACAGCGCGATGGCATGATCAATAATGTAGTCGTACTCACTAGGCCGAAAGGATATGTAAAACGTTCCAGCCGACTTTCTAAATACTTTAAAGTAAAGGGGTATAAGAAAGTGGATGAAGCGATGCAGAAAAGACCCGCAGTTTATAATGAGACGTTGCAATATATAGACAATCAGGAAAAAAGCGGGCATGCAATAGTAATTCGTCCATCTAAAGATTTAAAAGTAGATCGTATGGAAAAGAATTGCGATAAGCTTTCAGCAATGTACGAATTAGGCTATCATGATGCTTTAGAACAACTTCCTAAGATAAAAGGATGGCTCGATCCAAAAGAAAAGTAA
- a CDS encoding aminotransferase class I/II-fold pyridoxal phosphate-dependent enzyme produces MNQMKTHFENLEPISLHVPGHHYNTIGHLSEVQFKYDVTEIEGMDDYHHPESIILESEKKLTRNQLYESKYLVGGTTSGILSAILGFLHKSQHVDGYRIAIMRNAHKSIINAINIAKANTYILPTKISEATNEYSGVDLDQVNHDILKNVEVVVLTYPNYFGETYHIKKVIEFFRSRNIVTIIDEAHGAHFDISTSFPSSSINYGADIIVQSYHKTLPAFTMSSVMHIRKDNLYIEDVWRMCSILQSSSPSYMLMLGLEHAHQFYLDYDEMLFFHRRQELIDTFRKKGFQVITPSDPLKLMITHQEFSGFQIAELLAQHHIYTELSNGKFSLIILPLWHNGDRYPFKTLLERIKQLKIEHVALKDIIIKENDILLNKNSSDGVINYRTQSDLKKWIPISESEGYFSVQPIVPYPPGIPLIMQGEEIKKAAIEGLAQYISNGGKVHGIKEGNILVYQ; encoded by the coding sequence TTGAATCAAATGAAAACGCACTTTGAAAATTTGGAGCCTATTTCATTGCATGTACCGGGTCATCATTATAATACGATTGGTCATCTGAGTGAAGTCCAATTTAAATATGATGTGACGGAGATAGAAGGGATGGATGATTATCATCATCCTGAATCGATAATTCTTGAAAGTGAAAAGAAATTAACGAGAAATCAATTATACGAATCTAAATACTTAGTTGGAGGTACAACGAGTGGTATTTTGTCAGCAATATTAGGATTCTTACATAAATCTCAGCATGTAGATGGGTATCGTATTGCGATTATGAGGAATGCACATAAATCTATAATTAATGCTATCAATATAGCGAAAGCAAATACTTATATACTTCCTACAAAAATTTCTGAGGCTACAAATGAATATTCAGGTGTAGACTTAGATCAAGTTAATCATGATATTCTAAAAAATGTAGAAGTAGTTGTATTAACTTATCCTAACTATTTTGGAGAAACATATCATATAAAAAAAGTTATAGAATTTTTTCGATCAAGAAATATTGTTACTATAATAGATGAAGCTCACGGTGCACATTTTGATATTTCTACTTCTTTTCCAAGTTCATCTATTAACTATGGCGCAGATATCATTGTGCAGTCATATCACAAAACATTACCAGCCTTTACGATGAGTTCAGTGATGCATATTAGAAAAGATAACCTATATATTGAAGATGTGTGGCGTATGTGTTCGATACTTCAATCTTCTAGTCCATCTTATATGTTAATGTTAGGATTAGAGCACGCGCATCAATTCTACTTGGATTATGATGAGATGCTGTTTTTCCATAGGCGTCAAGAATTGATTGATACGTTTAGAAAAAAGGGATTTCAGGTGATTACTCCTAGTGATCCTTTAAAATTAATGATAACCCATCAAGAATTCTCAGGGTTTCAAATTGCTGAATTATTAGCACAGCATCATATATACACGGAGTTAAGCAACGGAAAATTTTCACTGATTATCCTCCCTTTATGGCATAATGGGGATAGATATCCATTTAAAACGTTATTGGAAAGAATAAAACAATTAAAGATTGAACATGTTGCTTTAAAGGATATTATCATAAAAGAAAATGATATTTTATTAAACAAAAATAGTTCAGATGGTGTTATTAATTATCGAACGCAATCTGATTTAAAAAAATGGATTCCTATAAGTGAAAGTGAAGGGTATTTTTCAGTTCAGCCAATCGTGCCATATCCACCAGGGATACCTTTAATTATGCAAGGAGAAGAGATTAAAAAAGCTGCGATTGAGGGCTTAGCACAGTATATATCTAATGGTGGAAAGGTACACGGCATTAAAGAAGGAAATATTTTAGTTTATCAATAG
- the treP gene encoding PTS system trehalose-specific EIIBC component: MAVNRKDVKDIIKAIGGKENVNAATHCVTRLRLVLDDDNKVDKSALDKISLVKGSFAANNQFQIVIGPGTVDEAYKVFVDETGVGESSKEEVKTAAAEKMSPIQKLIKTLGDVFIPLLPAIVTAGLLLGLSNLLLEAGAIYKGKAVVDVYPQIKGIAEIIKLIAVTPFHFLPALIGWSAMRVFGGSPILGLVLGLVLVNPALASQYGLADAKTGKLVEIPTWDVFGLKVQQLNYAAQVLPILIATWCLAQVERFLNKRVHDSIKMLVVGPVALLLVGFLSFIIIGPVAFWLGNQITGAIQFIFEQAGWLGGLIYGLVYAPLVITGLHHMFLAVDFQLMSSKLDGTYLWPILAISNISQGSAAFAAWFLYKRKKMVKEQGLAFTSGISGWLGVTEPAMFGVNIPLKYPFIAAVITTGLVGALFGSQQLLGKVGVGGVPAIMSINSGFKGTFLIGMLIAMVLPMILTLVFSNFAKKKMGDDIAEPIVADKKL; the protein is encoded by the coding sequence ATGGCAGTCAACAGAAAAGATGTAAAAGATATTATAAAAGCCATTGGTGGAAAAGAAAATGTTAATGCCGCAACGCATTGTGTTACGAGATTAAGATTAGTATTAGATGATGATAATAAAGTAGATAAGTCAGCTCTAGATAAAATTAGTTTAGTTAAAGGATCGTTCGCAGCAAATAACCAGTTCCAAATTGTTATCGGCCCTGGTACTGTAGACGAGGCATATAAAGTATTTGTAGATGAGACGGGTGTCGGCGAGAGTTCGAAAGAAGAAGTTAAAACAGCAGCAGCAGAGAAGATGAGTCCGATTCAAAAGTTGATAAAAACATTAGGTGATGTATTTATTCCATTACTTCCTGCGATCGTAACAGCGGGTCTATTACTTGGTTTATCAAATTTATTATTAGAAGCTGGTGCAATTTATAAAGGGAAAGCTGTAGTTGATGTATACCCACAAATAAAAGGTATTGCAGAAATCATCAAGTTGATAGCTGTAACTCCATTCCACTTCTTACCTGCATTAATCGGTTGGAGTGCGATGCGTGTGTTTGGGGGCAGTCCGATTCTTGGATTAGTATTAGGTTTAGTGTTAGTTAACCCCGCACTTGCTTCACAATACGGATTAGCGGATGCGAAAACAGGTAAACTTGTTGAAATTCCAACTTGGGATGTATTTGGATTGAAAGTTCAACAATTAAACTATGCAGCTCAAGTATTACCAATCTTAATTGCAACTTGGTGTTTAGCACAAGTTGAGCGTTTCTTAAATAAACGTGTGCATGATTCAATTAAGATGTTAGTCGTAGGACCTGTTGCATTATTGTTAGTAGGTTTCTTATCATTTATAATCATTGGGCCAGTTGCATTCTGGTTAGGTAACCAAATTACTGGCGCAATTCAATTTATCTTTGAACAAGCTGGATGGTTAGGCGGATTAATTTATGGGTTAGTTTATGCTCCGCTTGTTATCACGGGGTTACATCACATGTTCTTAGCGGTAGACTTCCAACTGATGAGTTCTAAATTAGATGGAACATATTTATGGCCAATCTTAGCAATTTCTAATATTTCTCAAGGGTCTGCAGCGTTTGCAGCATGGTTCTTATATAAACGTAAGAAGATGGTGAAAGAACAAGGTTTAGCATTTACTTCAGGTATTTCTGGATGGTTAGGTGTAACAGAGCCTGCAATGTTTGGTGTAAACATCCCACTGAAATATCCATTTATTGCCGCAGTAATAACTACGGGTCTTGTTGGTGCATTATTTGGTTCTCAGCAACTATTGGGTAAAGTCGGTGTTGGTGGTGTCCCTGCTATTATGAGTATTAATAGCGGGTTTAAAGGCACGTTCTTAATCGGTATGCTTATCGCGATGGTATTGCCGATGATTTTAACATTAGTATTCTCAAACTTTGCGAAGAAGAAGATGGGCGATGATATTGCAGAACCGATTGTTGCAGATAAAAAGTTATAG
- the treC gene encoding alpha,alpha-phosphotrehalase has product MAVTDWRKSVVYQIYPKSFNDTTGDGQGDINGIIEKLDYLKHLGIDYIWLTPVYHSPMNDNGYDISDYYEINPEFGTKEDFRRLLDEAHARGIKIMSDIVINHTSTHHNWFVESRKSKDNPYRDYYIWKDGSKDNPPTNWESKFGGNAWQYDELSGQYYLRLFDVTQADLNWENESLRKEIYDMINYWIDFGMDGFRFDVINLISKGTFKDSDKIGKEFYTDGPRVHEFLHELNRNTFGDKEGFMTVGEMSSTTLEHCIRYTRPDRQELSSVFNFHHLKVDYKNGEKWTTMPFDFVELKRILFHWQTGISKGNGWNAIFWCNHDQPRVVSRFGSDKTEAERVKSAKMLAIVLHLLQGTPYIYQGEEIGMTNLYLNSIEDYRDVESLNAYQIMKAEGRSENEILKVLQDKSRDNSRSPVQWDDSKYAGFTTNEPWIKVADNYQQINVEKALKDENSIFYTYQKLIKLRHERDIITYGEVKPLLEEHKQLFVYERTLGNQVLFVVANFSEEPAELPVSFDLEGEVLITNNDTVSHKIKPYQAFAILR; this is encoded by the coding sequence ATGGCGGTAACAGATTGGAGAAAGTCGGTTGTCTATCAGATTTATCCTAAATCATTTAACGACACAACAGGAGATGGACAAGGAGATATCAATGGAATTATCGAGAAACTGGATTATTTAAAGCATCTAGGTATTGATTATATATGGCTTACTCCGGTTTATCATTCCCCGATGAACGATAACGGTTACGATATTAGCGATTATTATGAGATTAATCCTGAATTTGGAACTAAGGAGGATTTCAGGCGCTTGTTAGATGAAGCCCATGCACGTGGTATCAAGATCATGTCTGATATTGTCATCAATCATACATCTACCCATCATAATTGGTTTGTAGAATCACGCAAATCTAAAGATAATCCTTACCGAGATTATTATATTTGGAAAGATGGGTCGAAAGACAACCCTCCAACGAACTGGGAATCCAAGTTTGGGGGTAATGCATGGCAATACGATGAATTATCAGGACAATATTACTTACGACTGTTCGATGTGACACAGGCTGATTTGAACTGGGAGAATGAATCGCTACGTAAAGAAATTTACGATATGATTAACTACTGGATTGATTTTGGGATGGATGGCTTTAGGTTTGATGTTATTAATTTGATTTCAAAAGGGACATTCAAAGATTCTGATAAGATAGGTAAAGAATTTTATACAGATGGCCCTCGAGTACATGAATTTCTGCATGAATTAAATCGCAATACGTTCGGTGATAAAGAAGGATTTATGACAGTAGGCGAAATGAGTTCCACGACATTGGAGCATTGTATTCGCTATACAAGGCCAGATCGTCAAGAATTGAGCAGTGTCTTTAATTTTCATCATTTAAAAGTTGATTATAAAAATGGTGAAAAATGGACGACGATGCCCTTTGATTTTGTAGAATTAAAGCGTATATTATTTCACTGGCAGACGGGGATTTCAAAAGGGAATGGATGGAATGCGATATTCTGGTGCAATCATGATCAACCTCGTGTTGTAAGTCGTTTCGGTAGTGACAAGACGGAAGCAGAACGCGTGAAATCTGCAAAAATGCTGGCAATTGTTCTGCACTTGCTTCAAGGTACGCCTTATATCTACCAAGGAGAAGAGATTGGTATGACAAATCTCTATTTAAATAGTATAGAAGATTATCGTGATGTAGAGTCATTAAATGCTTATCAAATCATGAAAGCAGAAGGACGCTCAGAAAATGAGATTCTAAAGGTGCTTCAAGATAAATCAAGAGATAATTCAAGGTCTCCGGTACAATGGGATGATAGTAAGTATGCAGGGTTTACAACGAATGAACCTTGGATTAAGGTCGCAGATAATTATCAACAGATAAACGTTGAGAAAGCTTTAAAAGATGAAAATTCTATCTTCTATACTTACCAAAAACTGATAAAATTAAGACATGAACGAGATATAATAACTTATGGAGAAGTGAAACCGTTATTAGAAGAACATAAACAGTTATTTGTTTATGAGAGAACACTGGGTAATCAAGTTTTATTTGTTGTTGCAAACTTTAGTGAAGAACCTGCAGAACTACCAGTATCATTTGATCTAGAAGGCGAAGTGCTAATAACAAATAACGATACTGTATCGCATAAAATAAAGCCGTATCAAGCATTTGCCATTCTTCGATAA
- a CDS encoding YbaB/EbfC family nucleoid-associated protein, which yields MRGGGNMQQMMKQMQKMQKKMAEEQEKLKEERIEGTAGGGMVTVVVSGHKEVLDVIIKEEVVDPEDIEMLQDLVLAATNDALSKADDVTAQRLGQHTKGLNIPGMM from the coding sequence ATGCGCGGTGGCGGAAATATGCAACAAATGATGAAACAAATGCAAAAAATGCAAAAGAAGATGGCTGAAGAGCAAGAGAAATTAAAAGAAGAAAGAATTGAAGGAACAGCTGGTGGCGGCATGGTTACTGTTGTCGTTTCAGGCCATAAAGAAGTACTTGATGTAATTATCAAAGAAGAAGTAGTAGATCCAGAAGATATCGAAATGTTACAAGACTTAGTATTAGCTGCGACAAACGATGCATTATCTAAAGCGGATGATGTCACAGCGCAACGTTTAGGACAACATACTAAAGGATTAAACATTCCGGGAATGATGTAA
- a CDS encoding nuclear transport factor 2 family protein yields MPMTEKKLHEIYRTLVDGMIEKDTHSIDRIMMDGSHIIHITGYKQKKCEWLHAVQSETMKYYSVREEFLEIIYREKTARVIARNLVDARTDGYRNILPLELTIFLAKFGKEWMISNIETKMY; encoded by the coding sequence ATGCCGATGACGGAGAAAAAGTTACATGAGATTTATAGAACGTTGGTCGATGGTATGATTGAAAAGGATACGCATTCAATCGATAGGATTATGATGGATGGCAGTCATATTATACATATTACTGGGTATAAGCAGAAGAAATGTGAATGGCTCCATGCTGTTCAATCGGAAACGATGAAATATTATAGTGTTCGTGAAGAGTTCTTGGAAATCATTTATAGAGAAAAAACGGCACGTGTTATTGCGCGTAATTTAGTGGATGCAAGAACTGATGGCTATCGCAATATTTTGCCATTGGAACTGACGATATTTTTAGCGAAATTCGGAAAAGAATGGATGATTAGTAACATAGAGACTAAAATGTATTAA
- a CDS encoding cyclic-di-AMP receptor — MKMVIAIVQDQDSQTLSDELTKHNFRTTKLASTGGFLRAGNTTFLCGVEDERVDELLNLINMKCRNREQTITPVTPMGGNADAYIPFPVEVEVGGATVFVMPIEQFHQF, encoded by the coding sequence ATGAAAATGGTAATAGCAATCGTACAGGACCAAGATAGCCAGACGTTATCTGATGAACTAACTAAGCATAACTTTAGAACTACTAAATTAGCATCAACAGGTGGTTTTCTGCGTGCAGGGAATACGACATTCTTATGTGGTGTAGAAGATGAACGTGTTGATGAATTATTGAATCTTATCAATATGAAATGCAGAAATAGAGAGCAGACGATTACGCCAGTTACGCCAATGGGTGGAAACGCCGATGCATATATTCCTTTCCCAGTCGAAGTAGAAGTTGGTGGAGCAACTGTATTTGTTATGCCGATTGAACAATTTCATCAGTTTTAA
- the treR gene encoding trehalose operon repressor produces the protein MKELNSNKYRKIYQDLSGKIINGEYKEGAQLPSENLLVQSYGVSRETVRKALSLLQTNGYIQKLKGKGSIVIYNQAMNFPVSQLISFEEIKHSLNMDYNTVVESFETVRAKDHKTVQEALNLGDDTELYRVVRSRRDKERVNIIDTDYFIKSMMPGLNEEIAQHSIYDYIEKRLGLLISYSKKAITFEPMTDDDLELFKETMPPYAAVVRSVVHLEDASAFQYNVSKHRASEFKFVDFSRRTIRK, from the coding sequence GTGAAAGAATTGAACAGCAATAAGTACAGAAAGATCTATCAGGACTTAAGCGGAAAGATCATCAACGGAGAATATAAAGAAGGTGCACAACTACCTTCCGAAAACTTGCTCGTACAAAGTTATGGTGTATCAAGAGAAACAGTACGTAAAGCATTGAGCCTGCTTCAAACTAATGGTTATATACAAAAGTTAAAAGGAAAAGGTTCAATAGTTATTTATAATCAAGCAATGAATTTCCCTGTTTCTCAACTCATCAGCTTCGAAGAAATTAAGCATTCATTGAATATGGATTATAATACGGTTGTAGAATCTTTTGAAACTGTAAGAGCAAAAGATCATAAAACTGTTCAAGAAGCTTTGAATTTAGGCGATGATACAGAGTTGTATCGTGTAGTACGAAGTAGAAGAGATAAAGAGCGTGTTAATATTATTGATACTGATTATTTCATTAAATCGATGATGCCAGGATTAAATGAGGAAATAGCACAGCACTCAATCTATGATTATATTGAGAAACGACTAGGACTTTTAATCTCATATTCGAAGAAAGCAATTACTTTTGAGCCTATGACAGACGATGATCTTGAATTGTTTAAAGAAACTATGCCCCCATATGCAGCGGTTGTTCGTTCGGTTGTACACTTGGAAGATGCGTCTGCATTCCAATACAATGTATCCAAGCATAGAGCGAGTGAGTTTAAATTTGTAGACTTCTCAAGACGTACGATAAGAAAATAG
- the tmk gene encoding dTMP kinase, which yields MSYFITIEGPEGSGKTTVIKAIADQLIARFDVVCTREPGGIKISEDIRKILLDEANVMDYRTEALLFAASRRQHLVEKVLPAIQKGEIVICDRFIDSSLAYQGYARGIGMDEIRSINEFAIEGKYPDLTLYLKVSAEIGLNRIKDNSRETNRLDKEAIDFHEQVVEGYDILAAQYPDRIRIIDAEQSPEQVVSESMKWINQLLN from the coding sequence ATGTCTTATTTTATAACAATCGAAGGGCCAGAAGGTTCTGGAAAAACAACGGTAATCAAAGCGATCGCTGATCAATTAATAGCGCGCTTTGATGTGGTTTGCACAAGAGAACCTGGAGGTATAAAAATTAGTGAGGACATTCGAAAGATATTGCTAGATGAAGCGAATGTAATGGATTATCGTACGGAAGCATTATTATTTGCTGCAAGCAGACGGCAACATCTTGTTGAAAAGGTATTGCCAGCAATTCAAAAAGGGGAAATTGTAATTTGTGATCGTTTTATAGATAGTTCATTAGCATATCAAGGCTATGCTAGAGGGATTGGAATGGATGAAATTCGCTCTATTAATGAATTTGCGATTGAAGGTAAATATCCAGATTTAACATTGTATCTTAAAGTAAGTGCAGAAATCGGTTTAAATCGTATTAAAGATAATTCACGTGAAACAAATCGTCTAGATAAAGAAGCGATTGATTTTCATGAACAAGTAGTTGAAGGATATGATATATTAGCCGCACAGTATCCCGATCGTATTCGTATTATTGATGCTGAACAGTCACCGGAGCAAGTGGTATCAGAAAGTATGAAATGGATTAATCAGTTATTGAATTAA
- the recR gene encoding recombination mediator RecR has product MHYPAPISKLIDSFMKLPGIGPKTASRLAFHVLDMKEDDVVGFAKALVDVKRELTYCSVCGHITDTDPCYICEDKTRDQSMICVVEETKDVIAMEKMREYKGLYHVLHGAISPMEGVGPEDINVPSLLTRLRDEHVQELILATNPNIEGESTAMYIARLVKPIGIKVTRLAHGLPVGGDLEYADEVTLSKAITGRTEI; this is encoded by the coding sequence ATGCATTATCCTGCACCAATTTCCAAATTAATTGATAGTTTTATGAAATTACCTGGAATCGGCCCGAAAACTGCAAGTCGTCTGGCCTTTCATGTGTTAGATATGAAAGAAGACGATGTAGTAGGTTTTGCGAAGGCACTTGTAGATGTGAAGCGTGAATTAACGTATTGTTCAGTCTGCGGACATATTACGGATACAGATCCATGTTATATATGTGAAGATAAGACGCGTGATCAATCTATGATATGTGTAGTAGAAGAAACTAAAGACGTTATCGCAATGGAGAAGATGCGAGAGTATAAAGGACTGTATCATGTTCTGCACGGTGCGATTTCTCCGATGGAAGGCGTTGGACCTGAAGATATTAATGTCCCTTCGTTGCTCACGAGATTACGTGATGAGCATGTACAGGAATTAATATTAGCAACAAATCCAAATATTGAAGGTGAGTCAACGGCGATGTATATTGCAAGACTCGTGAAACCCATCGGAATTAAAGTGACACGTCTAGCGCACGGTCTTCCAGTAGGTGGAGATTTAGAGTATGCGGATGAAGTGACGTTATCCAAAGCAATAACAGGAAGAACGGAAATCTAG
- the dnaX gene encoding DNA polymerase III subunit gamma/tau — MSYQALYRVFRSQSFEEVVGQKHVTTTLKNAIQKNKISHAYLFNGPRGTGKTSIAKIFAKAINCTVSTDGEPCNSCDTCVSITKGTNSDVIEIDAASNNGVDEIRNIRDKVKYAPGESTYKVYIIDEVHMLTTGAFNALLKTLEEPPAHAVFILATTEPHKIPATIISRCQRFDFKAISVNDIAEHLAYVCRTEEIKYDEDALYFIATTAEGGMRDALSILDQAIAFGTEALTLEHVHSVTGSVGREDFFELTDYIITHDVKEAFKQFHRLLSEGKETTRLVNDLIYFLRDIIMDYAADNKGDESIYQLNIGLLYEMIDKINDTLVSMRFAVNTNVHFEVLIVKLSELIKRRQGATQSVVQVDTSHLEKRLQQLEKQVASGIQSAPVQASRPKKEQKRSKNAFSMRQIETVLDHANRQDLNYLKQNWHTLIQHVENEGKKALVSLLKNSEPVAASSTHVLIKFDEEIHCDMVNNDDAKREQIESIVYTIIEKQVKMVGVPGSQWLQVRHNYLENKKQPKQETQSVEDDIVTQAENLFGKDAINIID, encoded by the coding sequence TTGAGTTATCAAGCGTTATATAGAGTGTTCAGATCTCAGTCATTCGAAGAGGTTGTCGGACAAAAACATGTTACTACGACATTAAAGAATGCAATTCAAAAGAATAAGATTTCCCACGCCTATTTATTTAATGGCCCGAGAGGAACAGGCAAGACAAGTATCGCTAAGATATTTGCAAAAGCCATTAATTGTACCGTGAGTACAGATGGCGAGCCGTGTAATTCTTGTGATACGTGTGTCTCAATTACGAAAGGAACAAACTCAGATGTCATTGAGATTGATGCTGCGAGTAATAACGGTGTTGATGAAATTCGTAATATAAGAGATAAAGTAAAATATGCACCAGGTGAATCTACATATAAAGTCTACATTATCGACGAAGTTCATATGCTGACAACAGGTGCATTCAATGCATTATTGAAGACATTAGAAGAACCACCTGCTCATGCTGTTTTTATTCTTGCTACAACGGAACCACATAAGATTCCTGCGACAATTATTTCAAGATGCCAACGGTTTGATTTTAAAGCAATTTCTGTTAATGATATCGCTGAACATCTTGCTTACGTCTGTCGAACAGAAGAGATTAAGTATGATGAAGATGCCTTGTATTTTATTGCGACAACTGCTGAAGGTGGTATGCGGGATGCGCTGAGTATACTTGATCAGGCAATTGCATTTGGAACTGAGGCATTGACTTTAGAACATGTCCATAGTGTCACAGGAAGTGTAGGGCGTGAAGACTTCTTTGAACTTACGGATTATATAATCACACATGACGTTAAAGAAGCGTTCAAACAATTTCATCGCTTATTGTCTGAAGGAAAAGAAACGACACGTTTAGTAAATGATTTAATTTATTTTTTAAGAGATATTATTATGGATTATGCAGCAGACAATAAAGGAGACGAAAGTATTTATCAGCTTAATATAGGATTACTGTATGAGATGATAGATAAAATAAACGATACATTAGTATCTATGCGTTTTGCAGTAAATACGAATGTTCACTTTGAGGTGCTGATTGTTAAACTGTCGGAACTTATTAAACGTAGACAAGGTGCTACACAAAGTGTTGTTCAAGTTGATACTTCGCACTTAGAAAAGCGTTTACAACAACTTGAAAAGCAAGTCGCAAGTGGAATCCAAAGTGCTCCCGTGCAAGCGTCCAGACCAAAAAAAGAACAAAAACGTTCGAAAAATGCATTTTCAATGCGTCAAATTGAAACGGTGCTGGATCATGCAAATCGACAGGATTTAAACTATTTGAAGCAGAATTGGCATACATTGATTCAGCACGTGGAAAACGAGGGGAAGAAAGCGCTAGTAAGCCTTCTAAAAAATTCTGAGCCTGTTGCTGCAAGCAGCACGCACGTATTAATTAAATTTGACGAAGAAATTCATTGCGATATGGTTAATAATGATGACGCAAAAAGGGAACAGATTGAGTCAATAGTATACACAATTATTGAAAAACAAGTTAAAATGGTGGGAGTGCCAGGTTCTCAGTGGCTGCAAGTCAGACATAATTATCTGGAGAATAAAAAGCAACCAAAGCAGGAAACGCAGTCTGTGGAAGATGATATTGTTACTCAGGCAGAAAACCTGTTTGGTAAAGATGCAATTAACATTATAGATTAA